A window of the Harmonia axyridis chromosome 5, icHarAxyr1.1, whole genome shotgun sequence genome harbors these coding sequences:
- the LOC123680128 gene encoding rab5 GDP/GTP exchange factor isoform X1 codes for MSICVLNLQKSYKYMMYATKQPSLRINQADLICKSGCGYFGNADWEGYCSKCFRNHMDQKKQGSSKQKQPSNAFTKFEEKKRQQSDKKSKFLPLFRKPSNVKDADQHRSSGMKHNNPDAEKLMTEYMIKFSEYGESLKNDFFKSAQSFIKRIKIDADVNKPIDDISDVVQKYYSSFNENLYTAKVYRDLQPEEKEHLLNFFEKYVMTLLYSVLFCPQTTNDEEKDLAIQNRIRQLSWVNAHHLDSCINETSIEVRDLVYTAIADLLGIDSMKSPLEKLTCVVKCCRNVVEVLKHCRGGPVSADEFLPALIFVVLKANPARLKSNILYCTRFCNDARLMKGEAGYYFTNLCCAVSFIENLTAESLNMPEEEFESYMSGEITCISAWESALVACEGMHQLREHLGILRDLTVRTSAVGDSTRAMREEIEKFKVELDTTVNEVLDRTPLIIKPRKITISLDSQNTAIPSVNPVAFPLGVEGPEDSEASYYHQNLEIGQFSSYNKSNLQLDITPCVKVESESDLQSVENTPDDNSHNSLGLSKINYDIDFSDLSGENSLGDDITPERKSLNITPDPFSPIESNCSITQEPLIPSNVFASGTNKPKNDFVSPFQEESEDSKTLLDEEPSKSEDLPSPLKPLSSYSGFSKQGLQIPSIPCITGDLSSLNAPSSSGTSVKKYS; via the exons ATGTCTATATGTGTTCTAAATTTGCAGAAGTCGTACAAGTACATGATGTACGCGACAAAGCAACCATCGCTGAGGATAAACCAGGCTGATTTGATTTGCAAGAGTGGATGTGGATATTTCGGCAACGCTGATTGGGAag GTTACTGTTCAAAATGCTTCAGAAATCACATGGACCAAAAGAAGCAGGGGTCCAGCAAACAAAAACAACCATCCAACGCTTTTACgaagtttgaagaaaaaaagaggcAGCAATCagataaaaaatcgaaatttttgccGCTTTTCAGGAAACCCTCTAATGTAAAAG ATGCCGACCAGCACCGTTCTTCCGGAATGAAGCACAACAATCCAGATGCTGAAAAACTTATGACAGAATACATGATCAAATTCAGTGAGTATGGAGAATCGTTGAAAAATGACTTCTTCAAATCCGCCCAGAGTTTTATCAAGAGGATCAAAATTGATGCCGATGTGAACAAGCCTATCGATGATATTTCAGATGTTGTACAAAAGTATTATAGCTccttcaatgaaaatttgtacACAGCCAAAGTATACAGAGATTTGCAACCTGAAGAAAAGGAACATTTGTTGAATTTCTTTGAGAAATATGTTATGACACTTTTATACAG TGTTTTATTCTGCCCCCAAACAACAAACGATGAAGAAAAGGACTTGGCAATTCAAAATCGTATCCGCCAACTGAGTTGGGTGAACGCACATCATCTTGACAGCTGTATCAATGAAACAAGCATTGAAGTTCGCGACCTTGTTTACACGGCCATCGCAGACCTTTTGGGAATAGATTCCATGAAATCTCCGTTGGAAAAACTGACCTGTGTGGTGAAATGCTGCAGGAATGTCGTCGAGGTATTGAAACATTGTCGAGGAGGCCCTGTTAGCGCTGATGAATTTCTACCAGCACTTATCTTTGTTGTATTGAAGGCAAACCCTGCTAGGTTGAAAAGCAACATTTTATATTGTACGAGGTTTTGTAATGATGCTAGACTTATGAAAGGTGAAGCTGGATACTATTTCACCAATTTG TGTTGCGCCGTTTCGTTCATAGAAAATCTAACCGCTGAATCATTGAACATGCCAGAAGAGGAGTTTGAAAGTTATATGTCCGGAGAAATTACTTGCATCAGTGCATGGGAATCTGCTCTGGTTGCGTGCGAAGGCATGCACCAGCTCCGAGAACATCTTGGCATCTTAAGAGATCTAACTGTCAGAACGTCTGCAGTTGGAGACAGCACCAGGGCTATGAGGGAAGAAATAGAGAAATTCAAG GTGGAGTTGGATACGACTGTGAACGAAGTCCTAGATAGGACACCATTGATCATTAAACCAAGAAAAATAACGATATCTCTGGATTCCCAAAATACAGCTATTCCCAGTGTTAATCCTGTAGCTTTTCCTCTCGGTGTAGAAGGTCCTGAAGACTCTGAAGCCAGTTACTATCACCAAAATCTAGAAATAGGCCAGTTTAGCAGCTATAACAAATCTAATTTACAGTTAGATATTACACCTTGCGTAAAAGTTGAATCGGAGTCTGATCTTCAAAGTGTGGAAAATACTCCCGATGATAACAGTCATAACTCATTAGGCCTTTCGAAGATAAATTATGACATTGATTTCTCCGATTTGAGCGGTGAGAATAGCCTTGGAGATGATATAACACCCGAaaggaaatctttgaatatAACACCTGATCCGTTTAGTCCCATCGAGTCTAACTGTTCAATAACACAAGAACCATTAATTCCATCTAATGTGTTCGCTTCAGGCActaacaaaccaaaaaatgaTTTCGTGTCACCTTTTCAAGAAGAAAGCGAGGACTCCAAAACATTACTGGATGAAGAGCCTTCAAAATCTGAAGATTTGCCTTCTCCATTGAAACCTTTGAGTTCTTACTCAGGCTTCTCGAAACAAGGACTTCAAATACCCAGCATTCCGTGTATTACAGGTGATCTGAGTTCCTTGAATGCTCCATCAAGTTCGGGAACTTCAGTTAAGAAATATTCTTGA
- the LOC123680128 gene encoding rab5 GDP/GTP exchange factor isoform X2 has product MMYATKQPSLRINQADLICKSGCGYFGNADWEGYCSKCFRNHMDQKKQGSSKQKQPSNAFTKFEEKKRQQSDKKSKFLPLFRKPSNVKDADQHRSSGMKHNNPDAEKLMTEYMIKFSEYGESLKNDFFKSAQSFIKRIKIDADVNKPIDDISDVVQKYYSSFNENLYTAKVYRDLQPEEKEHLLNFFEKYVMTLLYSVLFCPQTTNDEEKDLAIQNRIRQLSWVNAHHLDSCINETSIEVRDLVYTAIADLLGIDSMKSPLEKLTCVVKCCRNVVEVLKHCRGGPVSADEFLPALIFVVLKANPARLKSNILYCTRFCNDARLMKGEAGYYFTNLCCAVSFIENLTAESLNMPEEEFESYMSGEITCISAWESALVACEGMHQLREHLGILRDLTVRTSAVGDSTRAMREEIEKFKVELDTTVNEVLDRTPLIIKPRKITISLDSQNTAIPSVNPVAFPLGVEGPEDSEASYYHQNLEIGQFSSYNKSNLQLDITPCVKVESESDLQSVENTPDDNSHNSLGLSKINYDIDFSDLSGENSLGDDITPERKSLNITPDPFSPIESNCSITQEPLIPSNVFASGTNKPKNDFVSPFQEESEDSKTLLDEEPSKSEDLPSPLKPLSSYSGFSKQGLQIPSIPCITGDLSSLNAPSSSGTSVKKYS; this is encoded by the exons ATGATGTACGCGACAAAGCAACCATCGCTGAGGATAAACCAGGCTGATTTGATTTGCAAGAGTGGATGTGGATATTTCGGCAACGCTGATTGGGAag GTTACTGTTCAAAATGCTTCAGAAATCACATGGACCAAAAGAAGCAGGGGTCCAGCAAACAAAAACAACCATCCAACGCTTTTACgaagtttgaagaaaaaaagaggcAGCAATCagataaaaaatcgaaatttttgccGCTTTTCAGGAAACCCTCTAATGTAAAAG ATGCCGACCAGCACCGTTCTTCCGGAATGAAGCACAACAATCCAGATGCTGAAAAACTTATGACAGAATACATGATCAAATTCAGTGAGTATGGAGAATCGTTGAAAAATGACTTCTTCAAATCCGCCCAGAGTTTTATCAAGAGGATCAAAATTGATGCCGATGTGAACAAGCCTATCGATGATATTTCAGATGTTGTACAAAAGTATTATAGCTccttcaatgaaaatttgtacACAGCCAAAGTATACAGAGATTTGCAACCTGAAGAAAAGGAACATTTGTTGAATTTCTTTGAGAAATATGTTATGACACTTTTATACAG TGTTTTATTCTGCCCCCAAACAACAAACGATGAAGAAAAGGACTTGGCAATTCAAAATCGTATCCGCCAACTGAGTTGGGTGAACGCACATCATCTTGACAGCTGTATCAATGAAACAAGCATTGAAGTTCGCGACCTTGTTTACACGGCCATCGCAGACCTTTTGGGAATAGATTCCATGAAATCTCCGTTGGAAAAACTGACCTGTGTGGTGAAATGCTGCAGGAATGTCGTCGAGGTATTGAAACATTGTCGAGGAGGCCCTGTTAGCGCTGATGAATTTCTACCAGCACTTATCTTTGTTGTATTGAAGGCAAACCCTGCTAGGTTGAAAAGCAACATTTTATATTGTACGAGGTTTTGTAATGATGCTAGACTTATGAAAGGTGAAGCTGGATACTATTTCACCAATTTG TGTTGCGCCGTTTCGTTCATAGAAAATCTAACCGCTGAATCATTGAACATGCCAGAAGAGGAGTTTGAAAGTTATATGTCCGGAGAAATTACTTGCATCAGTGCATGGGAATCTGCTCTGGTTGCGTGCGAAGGCATGCACCAGCTCCGAGAACATCTTGGCATCTTAAGAGATCTAACTGTCAGAACGTCTGCAGTTGGAGACAGCACCAGGGCTATGAGGGAAGAAATAGAGAAATTCAAG GTGGAGTTGGATACGACTGTGAACGAAGTCCTAGATAGGACACCATTGATCATTAAACCAAGAAAAATAACGATATCTCTGGATTCCCAAAATACAGCTATTCCCAGTGTTAATCCTGTAGCTTTTCCTCTCGGTGTAGAAGGTCCTGAAGACTCTGAAGCCAGTTACTATCACCAAAATCTAGAAATAGGCCAGTTTAGCAGCTATAACAAATCTAATTTACAGTTAGATATTACACCTTGCGTAAAAGTTGAATCGGAGTCTGATCTTCAAAGTGTGGAAAATACTCCCGATGATAACAGTCATAACTCATTAGGCCTTTCGAAGATAAATTATGACATTGATTTCTCCGATTTGAGCGGTGAGAATAGCCTTGGAGATGATATAACACCCGAaaggaaatctttgaatatAACACCTGATCCGTTTAGTCCCATCGAGTCTAACTGTTCAATAACACAAGAACCATTAATTCCATCTAATGTGTTCGCTTCAGGCActaacaaaccaaaaaatgaTTTCGTGTCACCTTTTCAAGAAGAAAGCGAGGACTCCAAAACATTACTGGATGAAGAGCCTTCAAAATCTGAAGATTTGCCTTCTCCATTGAAACCTTTGAGTTCTTACTCAGGCTTCTCGAAACAAGGACTTCAAATACCCAGCATTCCGTGTATTACAGGTGATCTGAGTTCCTTGAATGCTCCATCAAGTTCGGGAACTTCAGTTAAGAAATATTCTTGA